A single window of Plectropomus leopardus isolate mb chromosome 12, YSFRI_Pleo_2.0, whole genome shotgun sequence DNA harbors:
- the kdm4ab gene encoding lysine-specific demethylase 4A isoform X4, whose amino-acid sequence MASDVASQNHGSKGIMTFYPTAEEFKNFSRYIAYVESQGAHKAGLAKIVPPKEWKPRSSYDDIDDLVIPAPIQQVVTGQSGLFTQYNIQKKSMTVREFRKIANSDKFCSPHYDDFEELERKYWKNVTFNPPIYGADVNGSLYDPGVKEWNICHLDTILDTVERDSGITIEGVNTPYLYFGMWKTTFAWHTEDMDLYSINYLHFGEPKSWYCVPPEHGKRLERLAKGFFPGSSQNCEAFLRHKMTLISPSILKKYGIPFEKITQEAGEFMVTFPYAYHAGFNHGFNCAESTNFATERWIEYGKQAVLCSCRKDMVKISMDVFVRKFQPERYEQWLAGRDVAPIDHTRPTPEAREFLGESFNDITSSSNSNSMENCGEDGERKSTTQRIETKRHRVCLEVPEEVVPKDEDEEDMEQYGKRPRLSLIPPRHTSQDGKRTKGPPKLVVTPTKLTLLDPFHRSLTQSNNDVSRPPHYTKTRAPAISSQSQHRNGHLSVSATPTWTGAVAQPARKMGVASLLFHRTLSPKDTLQVHSYTLEKQQQPHTQLQVHSYAREHQPRHLQLKTCTPSHTQVQSLPQAPSCEIREPQPESKIVFTEAAPNQSEAPSLVEHDQKEEKPEIAMSVEPQAELEKLEPTSEFDPSETPIQLDEIESPKNNKRKVSEEQSYCKSVVKKQQAQLCNLPRHHPLIREVHSDDDMYFDMEFEREEKEEWAKPLTQLWQCRPYNPQAEREYNKRMGQQPPYCSICLLFHTYHQSESSTGSSSVMLVNRPGGRQWSKPLIPEMCFNTQSSKANENGEGQLSNPHVAEDGTSRLVSCTQCCVRVHTSCYGVSGDEAELDDWLCARCEADAITEDCCLCSLRGGALQRANNDKWVHVLCAITVLEARFVNVTERGPIDLSAIPLPRFKLKCAYCRKRMKREVNGCCVQCSHGRCSTAFHPTCAQAVGILMHPDDWPFIVFITCHRHKAPIIPERNKASMRELTVGQKVICKSRNCRYYHSEVVELTTATFYEVVFDDGSYSDNLFPEDIQNRDCVRLGPPAEGDAVQVRWTDGLIYGAKFMASHSIPMYLVEFEDGSQISVKREDIYTLDEDLPKRVKSRLSVASDMRFELFSQDDVKQNSKRQRVINSRYREDYIEPVIYRAIME is encoded by the exons ATGGCGTCAGACGTGGCTTCCCAAAATCATGGTTCAAAGGGGATCATGACTTTTTACCCCACTGCTGAGGAATTCAAAAACTTCAGCCGCTACATTGCATATGTCGAGTCCCAGGGAGCACATAAAGCAGGCCTGGCTAAA ATTGTCCCACCAAAGGAATGGAAGCCCAGGAGCTCTTATGACGATATAGATGATTTGGTGATCCCTGCACCCATTCAGCAGGTGGTGACGGGCCAGTCGGGCCTTTTCACACAATACAACATTCAGAAGAAGTCCATGACCGTGAGAGAGTTTCGCAAGATTGCCAACAGTGACAA GTTCTGTAGTCCACATTACGATGATTTTGAGGAGCTGGAAAGGAAGTACTGGAAGAATGTGACATTTAACCCTCCCATATATGGTGCAGATGTTAATGGATCTCTATACGACCCT GGAGTCAAGGAATGGAACATTTGCCATTTGGACACCATTTTGGATACTGTTGAACGTGACAGCGGCATCACTATTGAGGGAGTTAATACACCGTACttatattttggcatgtggaaGACCACCTTTGCATGGCACACTGAGGACATGGACCTCTACAGTATCAATTACTTGCACTTTGGAGAGCCCAAGTCATG GTACTGTGTTCCTCCAGAGCATGGGAAAAGACTGGAGCGTTTGGCTAAAG GGTTCTTTCCTGGTAGTTCCCAAAATTGTGAGGCTTTTTTGAGGCACAAGATGACTCTCATCTCTCCCTCTATACTGAAAAAGTATGGCATTCCGTTTGAAAAG ATTACTCAGGAGGCTGGTGAGTTCATGGTAACTTTCCCCTATGCCTACCACGCTGGTTTCAACCACGGTTTTAACTGTGCAGAATCCACCAACTTTGCCACAGAGAGATGGATTGAATATGGCAAGCAAGCAGTTTTG TGCTCGTGCCGTAAAGACATGGTGAAAATTTCCATGGATGTATTTGTGAGGAAATTCCAGCCAGAGCGCTATGAGCAGTGGCTGGCAGGGCGAGATGTGGCACCCATTGACCACACACGCCCCACCCCAGAGGCGAGGGAGTTCCTGGGAGAGTCcttcaatgacatcaccagcagCAGTAACAGTAACTCCATGGAGAACTGTGGGGAGGACGGAGAGCGCAAGAG CACCACACAGAGGATAGAGACCAAGAGACACAGAGTGTGTCTGGAGGTGCCTGAAGAGGTTGTTCCcaaggatgaagatgaagaagacATGGAGCAGTATGGGAAGCGTCCCAGGCTGAGCCTCATACCTCCACGTCATACATCACAGGATGGCAAGAGAACCAAAG GCCCACCAAAGTTGGTTGTAACACCAACCAAGCTCACTTTATTGGATCCATTTCACAGGAGCTTGACCCAAAGTAACAATGATGTGAGCCGTCCCCCACATTATACAAAGACTCGCGCACCTGCAATCTCATCTCAGTCCCAGCACAGAAATGGACATCTGTCAGTTTCAGCGACACCAACGTGGACGGGAGCCGTCGCTCAGCCTGCCCGCAAAATGGGGGTAGCCAGCCTGCTCTTCCACAGGACTCTGAGTCCAAAAGACACTCTCCAAGTGCACAGCTACACTctagaaaagcagcagcagcctcacacACAGCTGCAAGTCCACAGCTACGCCAGAGAGCATCAACCCCGTCATCTCCAGCTCAAAACCTGTAcgccatcacacacacaggttcagTCCTTGCCTCAGGCACCAAGCTGTGAAATAAGGGAGCCACAGCCAGAATCCAAGATTGTTTTTACCGAAGCAGCACCGAATCAATCAGAAGCGCCGAGTCTTGTTGAGCATGACCAAAAGGAGGAAAAACCTGAAATAGCAATGTCTGTAGAGCCTCAAGCTGAGCTGGAGAAACTTGAGCCCACCAGCGAGTTTGATCCCTCTGAAACTCCAATACAGCTCGACGAGATTGAGTCTCCTAAGAACAACAAGCGAAAG GTGTCAGAAGAGCAGTCATACTGCAAGTCTGTTGTGAAGAAGCAGCAGGCACAGCTCTGTAATCTGCCGCGTCATCACCCTCTAATTAGAGAGGTGCACAGTGACGATG ATATGTACTTTGATATGGAGTTTGAGcgagaagagaaagaggagtggGCCAAGCCGCTAACCCAGCTGTGGCAGTGTCGGCCATATAACCCTCAGGCAGAGAGAGAGTACAACAAGCGCATGGGCCAGCAGCCCCCCTACTGCTCCATCTGCCTGCTCTTCCACACCTACCATCAG tCTGAGTCCAGTACTGGCAGCTCCAGTGTGATGTTGGTGAACCGTCCAGGGGGCCGCCAGTGGTCAAAGCCACTCATCCCTGAAATGTGTTTCAACACCCAGTCTAGCAAGGCGAATGAAAATGGGGAGGGACAGCTGTCTAACCCTCATGTAGCAGAGGACGGCACCAGCCGGCTGGTCAGCTGTACTCAGTGCTGCGTCCGTGTACACACAA gTTGCTATGGCGTATCTGGGGATGAGGCAGAGCTTGATGACTGGCTGTGTGCCCGCTGTGAAGCTGATGCCATCACCGAG GACTGCTGTCTGTGTTCCCTGAGGGGGGGCGCTCTGCAGAGAGCCAACAATGACAA GTGGGTGCATGTGCTGTGTGCCATCACTGTGCTGGAAGCTCGCTTTGTCAACGTCACTGAGCGAGGCCCCATCGACCTCTCTGCAATCCCACTGCCCCGGTTCAAACTG AAGTGTGCGTACTGCAGGAAACGGATGAAGAGGGAGGTGAACGGCTGCTGTGTGCAGTGCTCCCATGGGCGCTGCTCAACAGCGTTTCATCCCACCTGCGCTCAGGCAGTTGGTATCCTGATGCATCCAGACGACTGGCCGTTCATAGTCTTCATCACCTGCCACAGACACAAAGCACCCATCATACCTGAG CGCAACAAGGCCTCCATGCGTGAGCTGACAGTCGGGCAGAAGGTGATCTGTAAATCCAGAAACTGCCGTTACTACCACAGCGAAGTGGTGGAACTGACCACGGCTACCTTCTACGAGGTGGTTTTCGACGACGGGTCCTACAGCGACAACCTCTTCCCAGAAGATATCCAG AACCGTGACTGCGTACGGCTGGGTCCACCCGCCGAAGGTGACGCTGTTCAAGTGCGATGGACAGATGGGTTGATATATGGAGCCAAGTTTATGGCGTCGCACTCCATCCCCATGTACCTG GTGGAGTTTGAGGACGGATCACAAATCAGTGTCAAGCGGGAAGACATTTACACTCTAGACGAGGATCTGCCCAAGAGAGTCAAGTCACGACTG TCGGTGGCGTCAGACATGCGTTTCGAGCTCTTCTCACAGGACGACGTCAAGCAGAACTCCAAAAGGCAGCGGGTCATCAACTCTCGATACAGAGAAGACTACATCGAGCCCGTCATTTACCGAGCCATCATGGAGTGA